A part of Salvelinus sp. IW2-2015 linkage group LG16, ASM291031v2, whole genome shotgun sequence genomic DNA contains:
- the LOC111975421 gene encoding uncharacterized protein, with protein MVQSGCSLCCILHFDLTGRYQSRRSIVTVNRFYTTPTSEASWDKQGFIMSLHKTFLVCLLLAVCVNQAQSGKPNDGLRLTTSKGGTLQPWLVGLAAVVGFLFIVFVILIAQRLFFKKDKEEDGGWYENPAVEMEAGKASEVKQTSL; from the exons ATGGTGCAATCTGGTTGCTCTCTGTGCTGTATACTGCACTTTGACCTCACAGGACGTTACCAGTCCAGAAGGAGTATCGTGACAGTGAATAGGTTCTACACAACACCAACCTCAGAGGCCTCCTGGGATAAACAAGGATTCATAATGTCTCTCCACAAAACTTTCCTGGTCTGCTTATTACTGGCTGTTTGTGTTAACCAGGCCCAGAGTGGTAAGCCAAACG ATGGCTTACGGCTCACTACATCCAAGGGTGGGACCCTGCAGCCTTGGCTTGTTGGTCTGGCTGCTGTAGTGGGATTCCTCTTCATCGTCTTCGTCATCCTTATTGCACAAAGGCTTTTCTTCAAGAAGGACAA AGAGGAAGATGGTGGTTGGTATGAGAACCCTGCTGTAGAAATGGAAGCTGGAAAGGCCAGTGAGGTTAAACAAACCAGCCTATAG